A DNA window from Zingiber officinale cultivar Zhangliang chromosome 3A, Zo_v1.1, whole genome shotgun sequence contains the following coding sequences:
- the LOC122051480 gene encoding beta-glucuronosyltransferase GlcAT14A isoform X2 produces the protein MAIKYFMVPFALACLLLSLLIIPLVLSKSATFFYKSEHLRGAPKSYPVAFAYLISASPGDVSRLERLLLAIYHPGNRYLLHLDLHAPPKEHAQLAEFVAKTEAFSRFGNVWIVGKSNPVTYRGPTMLSTTLHAMAILLRLGHWDWFINLSAADYPLITQDGKTVKIRDLNFIEHTSHLGWKIKKRARPIIIDSALHSHNKSGIIWSANQRGLPTAFKLYTGSAWTILSRSFAEYCILSWDNLPRNLLLYYTNFISSPEGYFQTVICNSKEFRNTAVSHDLHYILWDNPPTQHPMTLGLKDYRRMILSSVPFARKFKKNDPVLDKIDRELLRRRKGVFSKGGWCLDDNGGACSASVDGGLSYGVLKPGAGARRLKALLTKLVATGNSRKRQCR, from the exons ATGGCGATCAAATACTTCATGGTGCCCTTCGCTCTCGCCTGCCTTCTCCTCTCACTCCTCATCATCCCCTTGGTCCTTTCCAAATCCGCCACCTTCTTCTACAAATCTGAGCACCTGCGCGGCGCCCCGAAATCCTACCCGGTCGCCTTTGCCTACCTCATCTCTGCATCACCCGGCGACGTTTCTCGCCTTGAGCGCCTTCTCCTGGCAATCTACCACCCAGGGAACCGCTACCTCCTCCATCTGGACCTCCACGCGCCGCCGAAGGAGCACGCCCAGCTCGCCGAGTTCGTCGCCAAAACCGAAGCTTTTTCGCGATTCGGCAACGTATGGATCGTCGGCAAGTCGAATCCGGTCACCTACCGCGGCCCCACCATGCTCTCCACCACGCTCCACGCCATGGCCATCCTCCTCCGCCTCGGCCACTGGGACTGGTTCATCAACCTCAGCGCCGCCGACTACCCCCTGATCACCCAAGACGGTAAAACTGTCAAAATTAG AGATCTCAACTTCATAGAACACACCAGCCACTTGGGCTGGAAGAT AAAGAAGAGAGCAAGGCCTATCATTATAGATTCTGCACTGCATAGCCACAACAAATCGGGCATCATTTGGTCTGCGAACCAAAGAGGCCTTCCCACTGCCTTCAAGCTCTACACAG GTTCTGCTTGGACTATACTCTCCAGGTCTTTTGCCGAGTACTGCATCCTGAGCTGGGACAACCTTCCGAGGAACCTCCTCCTTTACTACACCAACTTCATCTCCTCGCCGGAGGGCTACTTCCAGACGGTGATATGCAACTCCAAGGAGTTCCGAAACACGGCGGTGAGCCACGACCTGCACTACATCTTGTGGGACAACCCCCCGACGCAGCACCCCATGACCTTGGGCCTCAAGGACTATAGGAGGATGATCCTGAGCAGTGTGCCGTTCGCGAGGAAGTTCAAGAAGAACGATCCGGTGCTTGATAAGATCGACCGCGAGCTCCTCCGACGGAGGAAGGGAGTGTTCAGCAAGGGAGGTTGGTGCTTGGATGATAATGGAGGCGCTTGCTCTGCCTCTGTTGATGGTGGATTGAGCTATGGTGTTCTCAAGCCTGGTGCAGGCGCTAGGAGACTGAAGGCTCTACTGACGAAGCTGGTGGCTACAGGGAACTCTAGGAAAAGGCAATGCCGCTAA
- the LOC122051479 gene encoding ubiquitin carboxyl-terminal hydrolase 8-like — MDDSSPLVAGAATYLVPFRWWKEAQESSLEAAAEGTEGIRYEAVPSSSLSISVESDLVFELRRDGGSDSKRPAAEDEGFSCRCYALIRRDVCSMAVRWHNDTILNTENYLDASDDICPLTLRISASQDTSTITIKIRKEDNVTESYIKASTLFSDDSELVYIWDFSKQIDHAIMNLQNIEFLDGQHQSENEILLEVQLYASSEAVTSEHETRKYYPTVPISQMASSSYGGDLFMSNGSIETMDFDLHTNVSSIRTSTSGLTGLENLGNTCFMNSAIQCLAHTPELVRYFHGNYAREINRENPLGMNGELALAFGLLLRKLWAPGRTPIAPNVFKSKLSSFAPQFYGFSQHDCQELLAFLLDGLHEDLNRIKQKPYVEVKDASGRPDEEVAEEYWTNHLARNDSIIVDICHGQYRSTLVCPVCNKLSVTFDPFIYLSLPLPSTKMRTMTVTVFSTDGHSRPTPYTVNVPKSGNCSDLIQSLSIACSLKQDESLLVAEVFCNRIIRFLEDPSDSVSLIRDGDQLAAYRLSKELEEFPLIVFMHQTKDEHYFTGRWKAFGIPLVTRLPGLSTGPLVRDLFLKLLGPFLSPKESTLDVDKDSIYDEDGITNIDCDSILPDFEDNATVKEKHFHDGFQFYLTDENSQVMLSEIEMNGPICLMELQSKLFVLVSWHEKQMTHYNVSLLNTLPEVYKFGLLAKQPQESVSLYSCLKAFLKEEPLGPEDMWYCPSCKKHRQASKKLDLWRLPEVLIIHLKRFSYDIFSNNKLEMFVDFPIHDLDLSGYLACNSKEPSKYRLYAINNHYGNMGGGHYTAYVYHETEDRWFDFDDQFVLPISEDNIKSSAAYVLFYERIRPRSLGT, encoded by the exons ATGGACGACTCTAGCCCCCTCGTCGCCGGCGCCGCCACTTACCTCGTTCCTTTCCG GTGGTGGAAGGAGGCGCAAGAGTCGTCCTTGGAAGCAGCGGCCGAAGGGACGGAAGGGATCCGCTACGAGGCGGTGCCCTCCTCATCTTTGTCGATCTCAGTCGAGTCCGATCTCGTCTTCGAGCTACGTCGCGACGGCGGCAGCGACTCGAAACGGCCGGCAGCGGAAGACGAGGGGTTTTCTTGCAGATGCTACGCGTTGATTCGAAGAGATGTGTGCTCGATGGCTGTCAGATG GCATAATGATACGATTCTGAACACGGAGAACTATCTAGATGCTTCAGATGATATATGCCCTCTGACACTTAGGATCTCTGCTTCCCAGGACACAAGTACTATAACAATTAAGATACGCAAGGAG gACAATGTTACTGAGAGTTACATTAAGGCGAGCACACTTTTTTCGGATGATTCTGAGCTG GTTTATATTTGGGATTTTTCCAAGCAAATAGATCATGCCATAATGAATCTGCAGAATATAGAGTTTTTGGATGGGCAACACCAATCCGAGAATGAG ATTCTTCTAGAGGTTCAATTATACGCTTCATCAGAAGCCGTAACTTCTGAACATGAAACCAGAAAGTATTACCCAACAGTTCCTATATCCCAAATGGCAAGTTCTTCCTATGGTGGTGATTTGTTTATGAGCAATGGAAGCATAGAAACTATGGATTTTGATCTTCACACAAATGTTAGCTCCATCAGAACAAGTACTTCAGGTCTGACAGGATTGGAGAATCTTGGAAATACATGTTTTATGAATAGTGCTATCCAGTGCTTAGCCCACACACCGGAGCTTGTTCGCTATTTCCATGGAAACTACGCTAGAGAAATAAACCGTGAGAATCCACTAGGGATGAAT GGTGAACTTGCTTTAGCATTTGGCCTACTTTTGAGGAAGCTATGGGCTCCAGGGAGAACACCAATTGCTCCAAATGTTTTTAAATCAAAGCTTTCTTCTTTTGCCCCACAATTCTATGGCTTTAGCCAACATGATTGTCAA GAACTTCTGGCCTTTCTATTAGATGGGCTCCATGAAGACCTAAATCGCATCAAACAGAAGCCCTATGTTGAAGTTAAGGATGCATCTGGTCGTCCAGATGAAGAAGTAGCGGAAGAGTACTGGACAAACCACTTAGCTCGCAATGACTCCATTATAGTGGACATCTGTCAT GGTCAATACAGATCAACTTTAGTGTGTCCTGTGTGCAATAAGTTGTCCGTTACATTTGATCCATTCATCTATCTGTCTCTTCCCTTACCGTCCACAAAAATGCGTACAATGACTGTTACTGTCTTCAGTACTGATGGTCACAGCAGACCAACCCCTTACACTGTGAATGTGCCAAAATCTGGGAACTGCAGTGATCTAATACAATCTTTAAGTATTGCTTGTTCATTAAAGCAGGATGAGAGTTTATTGGTTGCTGAG GTTTTCTGCAATCGAATAATTCGTTTCCTAGAGGATCCATCTGATTCAGTTTCTTTAATTAGAGATGGAGATCAGCTTGCAGCATACAGGCTCTCAAAAGAACTTGAAGAATTCCCACTGATTGTGTTTATGCATCAAACCAAAGACGA GCACTATTTCACTGGCAGATGGAAGGCATTTGGTATCCCTCTGGTTACTAGGCTACCAGGTTTGAGCACAGGACCTCTTGTCCGCGACTTGTTCTTGAAGCTACTTGGCCCATTTCTAAGTCCTAAAGAATCAACTTTGGATGTTGATAAAGATAGTATTTATGATGAGGATGGGATTACTAATATAGACTGTGACTCCATTCTCCCTGATTTTGAAGACAATGCTACAGTTAAAGAAAAGCATTTCCATGATGGATTTCAGTTTTACTTGACAGATGAGAACAGTCAAGTAATGCTCTCAGAGATAGAGATGAATGGGCCAATTTGCCTAATGGAGTTACAAAGTAAACTGTTTGTGCTTGTCAGTTGGCATGAGAAACAAATGACACATTACAATGTGAGCCTTCTTAATACCTTACCCGAGGTTTACAAGTTTGGACTTTTAGCTAAACAGCCGCAGGAGTCGGTCTCCCTGTATTCATGCCTTAAAGCATTTTTGAAGGAGGAACCACTAGGGCCAGAAGACATGTG GTATTGCCCAAGCTGCAAAAAGCATCGGCAAGCTTCCAAGAAGTTGGACCTTTGGAGGTTACCAGAAGTTCTTATCATTCATCTAAAAAGGTTTTCATATGACATATTTTCCAATAACAAGCTGGAGATGTTTGTGGACTTCCCAATTCATGACTTGGATTTATCAGGCTATCTTGCTTGTAATTCAAAAGAGCCGTCCAAATATCGATTATATGCAATCAACAACCATTACGGGAACATGGGAGGTGGTCATTACACTGCATATGTTTAT CATGAAACTGAAGATCGTTGGTTCGACTTTGATGATCAGTTTGTTCTTCCCATATCGGAGGACAACATAAAATCATCTGCAGCTTATGTTCTCTTCTACGAGAGGATTAGACCCAGAAGCTTGGGTACCTAA
- the LOC122051480 gene encoding beta-glucuronosyltransferase GlcAT14A isoform X1: MAIKYFMVPFALACLLLSLLIIPLVLSKSATFFYKSEHLRGAPKSYPVAFAYLISASPGDVSRLERLLLAIYHPGNRYLLHLDLHAPPKEHAQLAEFVAKTEAFSRFGNVWIVGKSNPVTYRGPTMLSTTLHAMAILLRLGHWDWFINLSAADYPLITQDDLIVAFSTLPRDLNFIEHTSHLGWKIKKRARPIIIDSALHSHNKSGIIWSANQRGLPTAFKLYTGSAWTILSRSFAEYCILSWDNLPRNLLLYYTNFISSPEGYFQTVICNSKEFRNTAVSHDLHYILWDNPPTQHPMTLGLKDYRRMILSSVPFARKFKKNDPVLDKIDRELLRRRKGVFSKGGWCLDDNGGACSASVDGGLSYGVLKPGAGARRLKALLTKLVATGNSRKRQCR, encoded by the exons ATGGCGATCAAATACTTCATGGTGCCCTTCGCTCTCGCCTGCCTTCTCCTCTCACTCCTCATCATCCCCTTGGTCCTTTCCAAATCCGCCACCTTCTTCTACAAATCTGAGCACCTGCGCGGCGCCCCGAAATCCTACCCGGTCGCCTTTGCCTACCTCATCTCTGCATCACCCGGCGACGTTTCTCGCCTTGAGCGCCTTCTCCTGGCAATCTACCACCCAGGGAACCGCTACCTCCTCCATCTGGACCTCCACGCGCCGCCGAAGGAGCACGCCCAGCTCGCCGAGTTCGTCGCCAAAACCGAAGCTTTTTCGCGATTCGGCAACGTATGGATCGTCGGCAAGTCGAATCCGGTCACCTACCGCGGCCCCACCATGCTCTCCACCACGCTCCACGCCATGGCCATCCTCCTCCGCCTCGGCCACTGGGACTGGTTCATCAACCTCAGCGCCGCCGACTACCCCCTGATCACCCAAGACG ATCTAATTGTGGCATTCTCTACCTTGCCTAGAGATCTCAACTTCATAGAACACACCAGCCACTTGGGCTGGAAGAT AAAGAAGAGAGCAAGGCCTATCATTATAGATTCTGCACTGCATAGCCACAACAAATCGGGCATCATTTGGTCTGCGAACCAAAGAGGCCTTCCCACTGCCTTCAAGCTCTACACAG GTTCTGCTTGGACTATACTCTCCAGGTCTTTTGCCGAGTACTGCATCCTGAGCTGGGACAACCTTCCGAGGAACCTCCTCCTTTACTACACCAACTTCATCTCCTCGCCGGAGGGCTACTTCCAGACGGTGATATGCAACTCCAAGGAGTTCCGAAACACGGCGGTGAGCCACGACCTGCACTACATCTTGTGGGACAACCCCCCGACGCAGCACCCCATGACCTTGGGCCTCAAGGACTATAGGAGGATGATCCTGAGCAGTGTGCCGTTCGCGAGGAAGTTCAAGAAGAACGATCCGGTGCTTGATAAGATCGACCGCGAGCTCCTCCGACGGAGGAAGGGAGTGTTCAGCAAGGGAGGTTGGTGCTTGGATGATAATGGAGGCGCTTGCTCTGCCTCTGTTGATGGTGGATTGAGCTATGGTGTTCTCAAGCCTGGTGCAGGCGCTAGGAGACTGAAGGCTCTACTGACGAAGCTGGTGGCTACAGGGAACTCTAGGAAAAGGCAATGCCGCTAA